In Natrinema sp. SYSU A 869, the following proteins share a genomic window:
- a CDS encoding AAA family ATPase, which translates to MELSVKPLADHDPGRGLTVVSRQTLAELGLDSGDFFLVRGSDGNRAVTQVMPSDDIDDGIIRTNDLVRRTAGVAVGEPVTVEPVEVSPADSVTVALPKGFDDGTDFDLSLREELISRAVVVGQVVPVTLRSRTVDDPARRTVPVRITAASPGDIVLVRDWTRISVAPQPAEELSAAVDSIGGSAGVTFADIGGLDEEITQIRETVELPLCSPDAFDRLGVEPTNGVLLYGPPGTGKRLIVQAISNEADIHVETVSGPAIVSANRSETADRLRNRFENAAANEPAVVFIDELHAIAGTRDDTEDSTDGVGPLVSLMDDFEADNRLVVIGTTTQPETLDPALRRSGRFDTEIEIGVPDRDGREEILRI; encoded by the coding sequence ATGGAACTCAGTGTCAAGCCGCTTGCCGACCACGACCCCGGCCGTGGTCTCACCGTCGTTAGTCGTCAAACGCTCGCCGAGCTCGGCCTCGACAGCGGTGATTTCTTCCTCGTTCGCGGATCGGACGGGAACCGTGCAGTCACACAAGTGATGCCGTCCGACGATATCGACGACGGGATCATCCGCACGAACGATCTGGTTCGACGGACTGCAGGTGTTGCCGTCGGAGAACCGGTTACCGTCGAGCCGGTCGAAGTTTCTCCGGCCGACAGCGTCACGGTCGCGCTCCCGAAGGGGTTCGACGACGGGACCGATTTCGATCTTTCCCTGCGGGAGGAACTCATCAGTCGAGCCGTCGTCGTCGGACAGGTCGTTCCGGTCACCTTGCGATCGCGAACGGTGGACGACCCCGCTCGGCGGACGGTTCCGGTCCGCATTACTGCGGCGTCACCGGGTGATATCGTCCTCGTGCGCGACTGGACGCGGATTTCGGTGGCACCACAGCCCGCGGAAGAGCTTTCGGCTGCTGTCGACAGTATCGGCGGCTCGGCTGGGGTCACCTTTGCCGATATCGGCGGCCTGGACGAAGAAATCACCCAGATTCGAGAGACCGTCGAACTGCCACTGTGCTCGCCCGACGCGTTCGACCGGCTCGGCGTCGAACCGACGAACGGCGTATTACTGTACGGTCCGCCCGGAACCGGGAAGCGGCTCATCGTCCAGGCGATCTCGAACGAGGCGGACATCCACGTCGAAACCGTTAGCGGGCCCGCGATCGTTTCGGCAAACCGCAGCGAAACGGCAGATCGGCTCCGGAACCGGTTCGAGAACGCCGCCGCGAACGAACCCGCAGTCGTCTTCATCGACGAACTCCATGCGATCGCCGGAACGCGGGATGATACCGAAGATTCGACTGACGGCGTCGGCCCACTCGTTTCGCTCATGGACGATTTCGAGGCCGACAACCGTCTCGTCGTTATCGGGACGACAACGCAGCCGGAGACGCTGGACCCGGCACTGCGCCGATCCGGCCGGTTCGATACCGAGATCGAAATCGGCGTTCCCGACCGAGACGGGCGCGAGGAGATCCTTCGGATTTGA
- a CDS encoding AAA family ATPase has product MTRGMPLAGDVDVESLAERTHGFVGADLEILIREAASHTLRRNEIHPDESHPDDATLASLTLTAADFDAALQGATPSALREVFVEVPDATWDDVGGLAETTQRLRETVQWPLEHPEAFDRVTLRPAKGVLLYGPPGTGKTLLAKVVANEAQSNFISIKGPELLNKYVGESERGVRDVFEKARTNAPTVLFFDEIDAIAAERGGGSSDGGVGERVVSQLLTELDGLEELEDVVVIATTNRPDLLDNALMRPGRFDRHIHVDAPDEDARRQIFAVHTRERPLAADVDLDVLAERTDGYVGADIEAVCREAATVAVRQHVDGPRTDPAQITLTASHFDAAIEEIDRQDDDTDWFVDPGL; this is encoded by the coding sequence TTGACTCGGGGAATGCCACTCGCCGGCGACGTCGACGTCGAGTCGCTCGCCGAGCGCACACACGGGTTCGTCGGTGCGGATCTGGAAATTCTCATCCGCGAGGCTGCGTCACACACCCTCCGCCGGAACGAGATTCATCCGGACGAGTCCCATCCGGACGACGCGACGTTGGCATCTTTGACACTCACGGCGGCTGATTTCGACGCGGCCCTTCAGGGCGCGACTCCCTCGGCGCTCCGGGAGGTGTTCGTGGAAGTGCCGGACGCGACCTGGGACGACGTCGGCGGACTGGCTGAGACGACCCAACGGCTCCGCGAGACCGTCCAGTGGCCGCTGGAACACCCCGAGGCCTTCGATCGGGTCACGCTCCGGCCGGCGAAAGGTGTGTTGCTGTACGGACCGCCGGGAACGGGCAAGACGTTGCTGGCGAAGGTCGTCGCCAACGAGGCCCAATCGAACTTCATCTCGATCAAGGGACCGGAACTCTTGAACAAGTACGTCGGCGAATCGGAACGCGGCGTTCGTGACGTATTCGAAAAAGCGCGAACGAACGCGCCGACCGTCCTGTTTTTCGACGAAATCGACGCGATCGCGGCCGAGCGCGGCGGCGGCAGCTCCGATGGTGGCGTCGGCGAACGCGTCGTTTCACAGCTCCTGACCGAACTCGACGGGCTGGAGGAACTGGAAGACGTCGTCGTCATCGCGACGACGAACCGTCCCGACCTCCTCGACAACGCGCTGATGCGTCCCGGACGGTTCGATCGCCACATTCACGTTGACGCTCCAGACGAGGACGCGCGGCGCCAGATCTTTGCGGTTCACACGCGCGAACGGCCCCTCGCCGCCGACGTCGATCTCGACGTCCTCGCCGAACGAACCGACGGCTACGTCGGTGCCGATATCGAAGCCGTCTGTCGCGAGGCAGCGACCGTCGCGGTCAGGCAGCACGTCGATGGCCCGCGGACGGATCCTGCCCAGATCACTCTGACTGCCTCCCATTTCGATGCGGCAATCGAGGAAATCGACCGGCAGGACGACGATACCGATTGGTTCGTCGATCCGGGCCTTTGA
- a CDS encoding ABC transporter ATP-binding protein — translation MIGGLESPTDGIVTIDDNAPAVRRDAGDIGFVFQDHTLLPWKTALENVQFLRRMAGKSPNETQARSLLESVGLDGFIDAYPRELSGGMKQRVAIVRALHLDADVLLLDEPFGALDEITRDQLGVELRRLHEREQKTTLFVTHSVPEAAFLGDRCVVVTDTPGRIKATLEIDFSDRRDTELLGSVEYQKQVAAIRRELYDGVEIRR, via the coding sequence GTGATCGGCGGACTGGAGTCCCCGACCGACGGAATCGTCACGATAGACGACAACGCACCAGCGGTCCGTCGCGATGCCGGTGATATCGGGTTCGTCTTTCAGGACCATACGCTTCTCCCGTGGAAGACGGCACTCGAGAACGTCCAGTTCCTTCGCCGAATGGCGGGAAAATCCCCGAACGAGACGCAGGCACGCTCACTGTTGGAATCGGTCGGACTCGACGGTTTCATCGATGCGTATCCGCGAGAGCTCTCCGGCGGGATGAAACAGCGGGTCGCTATCGTCAGGGCCCTGCATCTCGATGCTGACGTCTTGCTTCTGGACGAACCGTTCGGCGCGCTCGATGAGATCACGCGAGACCAACTCGGCGTCGAACTCCGTCGGCTTCACGAACGAGAACAGAAGACGACATTGTTCGTCACCCATAGCGTTCCCGAAGCGGCGTTTCTAGGTGACCGATGCGTCGTCGTCACGGACACGCCGGGACGGATCAAAGCGACGCTCGAAATCGATTTTTCGGACCGGCGAGATACGGAGCTGCTCGGAAGCGTCGAATACCAGAAACAGGTCGCGGCTATCAGGCGGGAGCTGTACGACGGCGTCGAGATCAGACGATGA
- a CDS encoding ABC transporter permease: protein MRENAIDVRRSEIALPFVALLVGVSLWWLGTALLAIPSFLLPSPGAVLAQLFGNPMLYFRNVVATLEKVVYGGAIGIAIGFGLGILLGMVPVLRTALYPYLVTVRVLPKIAVAPLLLIYLGTGLMTAIVFIALITFFPLVLNTVAGLSRTPERHVELLRSVDASRVDTFVHLRLPYAVPDVFAGLKQSVTLAVVGTIVAEWVVASSGLGYLILLGSENLRTDIIIAALVVLVFIGVALYGLVGICQRMVQRRVPLS, encoded by the coding sequence ATGAGAGAGAACGCGATAGACGTACGGCGGAGCGAAATCGCACTCCCGTTCGTGGCGTTGCTCGTCGGCGTTTCACTGTGGTGGCTCGGAACCGCGCTACTGGCTATCCCATCGTTTCTGCTGCCGTCACCGGGGGCAGTACTCGCGCAACTGTTCGGCAACCCGATGTTGTATTTCAGGAACGTCGTTGCGACGCTCGAAAAAGTCGTTTACGGCGGTGCTATCGGTATCGCCATCGGATTCGGACTCGGTATTCTCCTGGGTATGGTTCCAGTACTCCGGACAGCACTGTATCCGTATCTGGTCACCGTCCGAGTGCTCCCGAAGATAGCGGTTGCCCCCCTCTTGTTGATCTACCTCGGGACGGGGTTGATGACCGCAATCGTGTTCATCGCGCTCATCACGTTCTTTCCGCTGGTATTGAATACTGTTGCCGGACTCTCACGGACGCCGGAACGGCATGTCGAATTACTCCGCTCGGTCGACGCGAGCAGGGTGGACACGTTCGTTCATCTCAGGTTGCCGTACGCGGTTCCGGACGTGTTCGCCGGGTTGAAACAATCGGTCACGCTCGCTGTCGTCGGTACGATCGTCGCCGAGTGGGTCGTCGCGAGCAGCGGTCTCGGCTACCTCATCCTTCTGGGTTCGGAAAACCTTCGAACGGATATTATCATCGCCGCACTCGTCGTCCTCGTGTTCATCGGCGTCGCGTTGTACGGGCTGGTCGGCATCTGCCAGCGGATGGTCCAGCGCCGAGTGCCGCTTTCCTAG
- a CDS encoding ABC transporter permease, with protein MDDDNTGTVSDRSTRRNPNSSRAVRQRLRSQFDGDFRGPALGTMLCVLTVGCWHVAVVLSNLPTVVLPSPVEVGVTLVDLRWILAGDAAVTALTAGLGLAAGLAIGTILAFFMAVSRSAAAVVLPYVVALRIAPLVAIAPLLFLWFGRGIPGKVLLVTTLTVFPITIASLDGLRSTPESYLTLLRSVGASRSTIFLHVRLPAAAPSVFAGVKNAATLAVIGAVVAEFVTLDAGIGYRVFETSTALQTAESYAALAVLTGLGLLFYGIPSLLERAVRTRFE; from the coding sequence ATGGACGACGACAACACGGGAACGGTGTCCGATCGATCGACGAGGAGGAACCCGAATTCGTCACGGGCAGTCCGACAGCGCCTTCGCAGCCAGTTCGACGGCGATTTTCGCGGGCCCGCACTCGGGACAATGCTGTGCGTGCTCACCGTTGGATGCTGGCATGTAGCCGTCGTCCTCTCTAACCTCCCGACCGTCGTACTTCCCTCTCCGGTGGAGGTGGGTGTCACGCTCGTCGACCTTCGCTGGATACTCGCCGGCGATGCTGCAGTAACGGCGCTGACCGCCGGACTCGGACTGGCTGCGGGGCTTGCCATCGGTACGATACTGGCGTTTTTCATGGCCGTCTCTCGGTCCGCTGCAGCGGTTGTTCTCCCGTACGTAGTCGCACTCCGTATCGCGCCACTCGTCGCTATCGCTCCGCTCCTGTTCCTCTGGTTTGGCCGCGGAATACCGGGGAAAGTTCTCCTCGTAACGACCTTAACCGTCTTTCCGATAACCATCGCGTCACTCGACGGATTACGATCAACCCCCGAGTCGTATCTCACACTACTCCGGTCCGTCGGTGCCTCGAGGTCGACGATCTTCCTCCACGTTCGACTGCCAGCGGCTGCCCCAAGCGTATTTGCCGGGGTGAAAAACGCAGCGACTCTCGCAGTCATCGGCGCGGTCGTTGCCGAATTTGTGACACTCGACGCTGGCATCGGGTATCGAGTGTTCGAAACGTCCACCGCACTCCAGACAGCTGAGTCGTACGCTGCACTCGCCGTTCTCACCGGGCTCGGGCTCCTCTTTTACGGCATCCCGTCACTCCTCGAACGGGCGGTCAGAACGAGATTCGAATGA